A window of the Henckelia pumila isolate YLH828 chromosome 3, ASM3356847v2, whole genome shotgun sequence genome harbors these coding sequences:
- the LOC140889885 gene encoding uncharacterized protein, which produces MEALDFLVEGRALKWWSSTSAPMIAARGVVTWADFRASFQKLYFPPALGQVKASKLLSLRQGTMNIDEYQQKFFDILSYCPEISSSTDMKYNLFLQGLNPKIHDPVAVGDDTTYEGLVSRCHQIEDSLKRNRSFFYTSRPASSLGPNTQSFKKQGVSSSFSGSGSGGVHHFGKKKGQGQCASCGDKHPTEKCRRSGSCYRCGELDHMKRDCPKITGGSPSGSGSQPSIPQRSQG; this is translated from the coding sequence ATGGAGGCTCTGGATTTTCTCGTTGAGGGGCGCGCATTGAAGTGGTGGAGTTCCACATCCGCGCCGATGATTGCTGCTCGAGGTGTCGTCACTTGGGCGGATTTTCGCGCATCCTTCCAGAAGCTTTACTTCCCTCCTGCACTCGGACAGGTGAAAGCCAGCAAGCTGCTGAGTTTGCGTCAGGGCACCATGAacattgacgagtatcagcagaagttctttgatattCTATCTTATtgtccagaaatttcttccagTACGGACATGAAGTACAACCTATTTCTCCAAGGTCTCAATCCGAAGATCCATGACCCGGTTGCAGTCGGTGATGACACGACCTACGAGGGCTTGGTGAGCCGATGTCATCAAATAGAGGATAGCCTAAAGCGCAATCGATCCTTTTTTTATACTTCCAGGCCAGCCAGTTCTTTGGGTCCAAATactcaatctttcaagaagcagGGTGTGTCTTCTTCCTTTTCTGGTTCCGGTTCTGGTGGCGTGCAccactttgggaagaagaagggCCAAGGGCAATGTGCATCTTGTGGGGACAAGCATCCTACTGAGAAGTGCCGCAGGTCAGGATCTTGTTACCGTTGCGGAGAGCTGGatcacatgaagagggattgtcctAAGATTACCGGAGGGTCACCatctggatctggttctcaaCCTTCCATTCCGCAAAGATCTCAGGGATAG
- the LOC140889886 gene encoding uncharacterized protein, producing the protein MAREHDPPLMPLVSALRVGQALEVGGEGYLIHVIDTTLGSRHIEELPIVCEYPDVFPDEIPGFSPIREVEFGIELVLGTTPISRAPYRLEPADMKELQQQLQDLLDKGYIRPSVSPWGAPVLFVKKKDVKNKYPFPRIDDLFDQLQGTAVYSKIDLRSSDAFWVNECAYGVHGLNEQGFPRFLRQIIREKQLYANFRKCEFWIDQVVFLGHSFNELKGRLTTAPVLALPSGSGGYVVYTDASLQFLGCVLTQNGHDYDCKIKYHLGTSNPVAEALSHKGDNTSGFHFQADGMLCLSGRVMVPDDSALRDKVLSQAHRSRFAVKAEHRRPGGLMHSLEIPKWMWEHVTMDFVTHFPNTSSQCDAIWVVVDRLSKSTHFILYNREYSFDLMASIGMAPSKALYGHRCRTPLFWDEVGERQVEGPELVQKMVDKVELIKRRIKTAQDRQASYANTKLRPLHFEAGEHVFLRVLTFRKVMRFGLKEKLATRFIGPFEILEKVGDVAYHLVLPSYLSSMHNVFHVSLLHLYVADESHILHPMEVQLEPDLSYVEKPLRILERKDKVLRNKRIPLVMVQWQRRGTEETTWELESRMCSEHPELF; encoded by the exons atggcgaGGGAGCACGACCCACCCCTTATGCCTCTGGTCTCAGCTTTGAGGGTCGGCCAGGCTTTAGAGGTgggtggggaaggctacctcatccaTGTGATTGATACTACCCTAGGTAGCAGACATATAGAGGAGTTACCCATAGTTTGTGAGTAtccggatgtctttccagatgagattccaggattttcTCCTATCCGAGAGGTCGAGTTCGGGATTGAACTTGTACTAGGGACAACTCCAATTTCTCGAGCACCTTATCGACTGGAACCAGCAGATATGAAAGAGTTGCAACAACAGTTGCAAGATTTgttggataagggatatatccgACCGAGCGTGTCACCTTGGGGAGCACCAGTTCTTTTCGTcaaaaagaaggatg TCAAGAACAAATATCCTTTTccacgaattgatgatttgttcgaccaGCTTCAGGGTACTGCCGTgtactccaagattgatttaCGGTCAAG tgatgccttttgggttAACGAATGCGCCTACGGTGTTCATGGACTTAATGAACAGGGTTTTCCGCGATTTCTAAGACAA ATTATCCGAgagaagcagttgtatgccaattTTAGAAAATGCGAGTTTTGGATTGACCAAGTAgtatttcttggtcat AGCTTCAACGAGTTGAAGGGACGACTGACTACTGCGCCTGTTCTCGCATTGCCATCAGGATCAGGAGGATATGTGGTTTACACTGATGCATCTCTTCAATTTCTAGGTTGTGTGTTGacacagaatgggcat GATTACGATTGCAAGATCAAGTACCATCTCGGTACTTCTAACCCAGTGGCGGAAGCACTTAGCCACAAG GGAGACAACACATCTGGTTTTCATTTCCAAGCGGATGGAATGTTGTGCTTGTCTGGCAGAGTTATGGTACCTGATGACTCAGCCTTGAGGGACAAAGTTTTGTCTCAAGCACATCGTAGTAGATTTGCC GTTAAGGCAGAGCATCGACGACCGGGTGGTCTGATGCATAGTTTGGAAATTCCAAAATGGatgtgggagcatgtgacgatggattttgtcacccactttccAAATACGTCCAGCCAGTGTGATGCTATATGGGTGGTTGTGGATAGGTTGTCCAAATCTACTCATTTCATCCTGTACAATCGCGAGTACAGTTTTGATCTCATGGCAAG TATTGGTATGGCACCGTCTAAGGCTCTTTACGGTCACCGTTGTCGTACACCCTTATTCTGGGACGAAGTAGGGGAGAGACAAGTAGAAGGACCAGAGTTGGTTCAGAAAATGGTGGACAAAGTTGAACTGATCAAGAGAAGGATCAAGACTGcacaagatagacaagccagttacgCCAACACCAAGCTCAGACCTTTGCATTTTGAGGCCGGGGAGCATGTTTTCTTGAGAGTTTTGACTTTTCGGAAGGTAATGAGGTTCGGTCTCAAGGAAAAGCTAGCAACAAGATTCATTGGCCCGTTCGAGATTTTGGAAAAGGTCGGGGACGTGGCTTATCATTTGGTGCTACCGTCGTATCTATCTAGCATGCATAATGTATTCCACGTATCGTTACTTCATCTGTACGTGGCAGATGAGTCGCATATTCTACATCCGATGGAGGTTCAGTTGGAACCTGATTTGTCCTATGTGGAAAAGCCACTCAGAATTCTTGAAAGAAAGGACAAAGTACTTCGGAATAAGCGCATCCCTTTGGTcatggttcagtggcagcgACGAGGCACCGAGGAAactacttgggagctcgagagtCGTATGTGTTCAGAacatccagagttgttttga